Proteins from one Candidatus Obscuribacterales bacterium genomic window:
- a CDS encoding patatin-like phospholipase family protein — MKKILSIDGGGIRGLIPALVLAHIEEKTKKPVSKCFDLISGTSTGGILALGFSKQGEPGQPKYTARDLADIYQSRGQEIFPRSLWKGISSVGGLIDELYSHEGLDRVLDEYFSHDTLGTGLTKTLITSYDIENREPLFFKSWREEFSSVLMKHAARATSAAPTYFEPALIPIGDTVKALVDGGVFINSPSVSAYVEAKKLFPDEQDFFVLSLGTGELVRKIPHHEARNWGKAGWLIPLLDCMFDGVADASHYQMNMLLDDGYIRLQTSLDTASDDMDNVTDNNIENLKLEATKLIQAHADDLERICKILRQDTLQPV, encoded by the coding sequence ATGAAAAAAATTCTAAGTATTGATGGGGGCGGTATTCGAGGACTGATCCCCGCTCTCGTTCTGGCCCATATAGAAGAAAAGACCAAAAAGCCTGTTTCTAAGTGCTTTGACTTAATCTCTGGCACCTCAACCGGAGGCATCTTAGCTCTGGGCTTTTCCAAACAAGGTGAACCTGGACAGCCTAAGTACACGGCCCGTGACTTAGCCGACATCTACCAATCCCGAGGACAGGAAATATTTCCCCGTTCACTCTGGAAAGGCATATCTTCCGTGGGTGGATTAATTGATGAGCTCTATTCCCATGAAGGGCTCGATCGCGTTTTAGATGAGTATTTCAGTCATGACACCCTCGGCACAGGGTTAACCAAAACGCTGATTACCAGCTACGATATTGAAAATAGGGAACCGCTTTTCTTCAAAAGTTGGCGAGAAGAGTTTAGCTCAGTGCTGATGAAACATGCTGCACGGGCAACATCAGCAGCACCGACCTACTTTGAACCTGCACTCATACCGATTGGCGATACCGTCAAAGCTTTAGTGGACGGTGGTGTATTTATCAACTCTCCATCCGTATCTGCCTACGTTGAAGCTAAAAAGCTATTTCCCGACGAACAGGACTTTTTTGTTTTATCTCTTGGCACTGGAGAATTGGTGCGCAAGATTCCCCATCATGAAGCAAGGAATTGGGGTAAGGCTGGTTGGCTAATCCCCCTGCTAGACTGTATGTTTGACGGTGTGGCAGATGCATCCCATTATCAAATGAATATGCTTCTCGATGATGGATATATCCGATTGCAAACAAGTCTGGATACTGCCTCAGATGATATGGATAATGTCACGGATAATAACATTGAAAATCTGAAGCTTGAAGCGACAAAACTCATTCAAGCTCACGCAGATGACTTAGAGAGAATCTGTAAGATCTTGCGCCAAGATACATTGCAGCCG